Proteins encoded by one window of candidate division KSB1 bacterium:
- a CDS encoding ParD-like family protein — translation MSIAVRISDKLIKAAKIQSKVENRSLTGQIEFWAKIGKISEENPDLPYSFIKEILIGLEQLDSGIGEEYRFG, via the coding sequence ATGAGCATTGCAGTTAGAATATCTGATAAATTAATAAAAGCTGCTAAAATCCAGTCTAAGGTTGAAAATCGTTCCTTAACAGGTCAAATTGAATTTTGGGCAAAAATCGGTAAAATATCTGAGGAAAATCCTGATTTACCTTACAGCTTTATTAAAGAAATTTTAATCGGTTTAGAACAATTGGATAGTGGCATTGGGGAAGAATACAGGTTTGGATAA
- a CDS encoding 23S rRNA (pseudouridine(1915)-N(3))-methyltransferase RlmH, whose amino-acid sequence MLPLKIKLLVIGKIKHSYLQEGIQDYLKRLKHYANAEIVELPQKRLSSNLSQNEILRHEYELFHRQIDSAEYLISLNKEGKVFDSLGFANALQAFMNQNRNRVSFLIGGELGLSKELLAKSNEVWSFSKLTFTHDMMRLIFLEQLYRSFTILAGQKYHK is encoded by the coding sequence ATGCTTCCTCTAAAAATCAAACTTCTTGTAATCGGAAAAATCAAGCATTCCTACTTGCAAGAAGGAATTCAGGATTATCTTAAACGTTTGAAGCATTATGCAAATGCGGAAATTGTCGAACTGCCGCAAAAGCGATTATCATCAAATTTGTCGCAAAATGAGATTCTCCGTCACGAATATGAACTTTTTCATCGGCAGATCGATTCAGCAGAATACCTCATCTCGTTGAATAAAGAAGGAAAAGTGTTCGATTCTTTAGGCTTTGCAAATGCGTTGCAAGCCTTCATGAACCAGAATCGCAACCGGGTTAGTTTTTTAATAGGGGGTGAGTTAGGGCTTTCAAAAGAACTGCTGGCAAAATCTAATGAAGTTTGGTCTTTCTCAAAACTCACTTTTACCCATGACATGATGCGGCTGATTTTCCTGGAACAATTGTACCGGTCATTCACAATTTTAGCGGGGCAGAAATATCATAAGTGA
- a CDS encoding addiction module protein: MRPNQIIKEIDKLDLSEKLILVEDIWDSIARSNSELPLPEWQKVELGKRYKEYKNGKLTLHKYKEVHEELREKYK, from the coding sequence ATGAGGCCAAATCAAATCATTAAAGAAATAGATAAGTTGGATTTGTCTGAAAAACTGATACTTGTTGAAGATATTTGGGATTCAATTGCTCGCAGCAATTCAGAATTACCCTTACCTGAATGGCAAAAAGTTGAACTGGGCAAAAGATATAAAGAATACAAAAATGGGAAGCTAACTCTTCATAAATATAAAGAAGTTCATGAAGAACTAAGGGAAAAATATAAGTGA
- a CDS encoding type II toxin-antitoxin system RelE/ParE family toxin, giving the protein MQVFQSPLFTKKVKKFSKKQKNELDKQIKNLLVNPLFGEEKKGDLKGIFVYKFKISNAQYLFSYRLKENNIELITIGPHENYYRDLKTYLKS; this is encoded by the coding sequence TTGCAAGTGTTTCAATCACCACTTTTTACTAAAAAGGTAAAAAAGTTTTCCAAAAAACAAAAAAATGAGCTGGATAAACAAATTAAAAATCTGTTAGTGAATCCTCTTTTTGGTGAAGAGAAAAAAGGCGATTTAAAAGGGATATTTGTATATAAATTCAAGATATCAAATGCACAATACTTGTTTTCATATCGATTAAAGGAAAATAACATAGAACTTATTACAATCGGTCCTCATGAAAATTATTATAGAGATTTGAAGACTTATCTAAAATCATAA